TCTGCCGCAGCCACCGGCGGTACTCCTGTCCGACGAACTCGTAAAAGGAATTGAACGACGGGACAATGTTCGGATTGCGTTTCATCTCCGCAAGGAAAAGATTGACGGCATTCGAGAGCGCCACCTCCTCGGCCCGCGTCGGGGCTTCGTCCTCGCGTTTCCACAGCGTGAGGATAAGTGTCTTGATCGATTCCCGCTTCTCGATGTCGAACACCCCGTCCTCGCTGTAAAAGGGGTTGAAGCATATCGGCTCCTGGTCCGTATAGGTCAGGTAGATGCCGTCCTCGCCGTGCGTGCGGCGGCGGATAAGCTCGCACAGCCCCTGATACGAATTACCCGTATCCACCAGCAGGATGTGAGTTCCCTGTTCGTAATATTGACGCACCATATGATTGGTGAAGAAGCTCTTGCCGCTGCCCGAAGGCCCCAGGACAAATTTATTTCTGTTGGTAGTGACGCCGCGCTTCATCGGCTCGTCCGAGATGTCCACCAAAACCGGAACTCCCGTCAGTCGGTCCACAAGCCGTATTCCGAACGGGGAGGCGCTGTCCCGGCCACAGGTCTCCAGTGCAAAGAAGCACACCGCAGGCTCCAGAAAGGTGGTGAAGGACTCTTCGGCCGGAAAGTCGCCCTCGTTGCCCGGAATCCCGGCCCAAAACAATACCGGCACGTCCACCGTATTGTGATGCGGCGTGCACCCCATCAGGGCGATCTGGGCGCCGACTTCGTTGCGGACCCTCTTCAGCTCCGCCTCGCTCTCGGCCCACGCGACCACATTCACATGGCAGCGCACCGACCGCCAACCGTTCGCGTGTGCTTCGTTCAGATACTCTTCGATCCACTCCCGGTTTACGGCATTCGAGCGCGAGTAACGCGACAGAGAGTTCATATTGCGCGAAGTGCGCTCAAGCGTCCGCAGGATCTCTTCATTATCGTCCAGGAAGACATACTGATTCAATATGTGGCTGCATCCCAGCAGCAATCCCACGGGTGAGGCGAACGACAGGCGGCAGTCCGACCGGTCGGTAGAAAGACGCTCGTAGCGCGTATCGGTAGCGACCATTTGGGCGATGTCGTCCAGGTCGGAGAGCGTATGCAGCGAGAGCGTCCGCTCGCCGATACGCACGCTGCCGGCATCGAGTCGCAGATCCTCCACCGTACCCGCTGTGCCGCCCAACGAGAAGTAACGCTCCAGCAGCCCCGGCTCCGAGGCCGTGCCTACGATCTCCTCCGCCGAGAGTCGGCGAAGGTGCAGGCTGCCGCTTTCGTTCAGGATGCTCTCGGCCTGCGCCACTGACTCCAGAAATCGTGTCACGGCATCGCTGTCCAGCGCCTCACGCGGAATTAACGCACCTCGGCATAGGGACGAGAAGTCGCTCCGCTGCCTCATGCGTTCTTTGGTCGTGCGCGTGACGAACAGGTAGCAACTGTGGTGCAGGTAGGGACGTTCGTTGAAGTGACGTTCGAACGAACGGGACAGAAACGACTCTTCCGCCTCGATTCGGGAGCGGTATCGCTCCTCGATGAAATAGTCCTGCTTGTGCACGACCGTGTAGTCGGGCAGAATAGCCAGCGCTTTGCACCATACGCTGTGCAGGCTCTCGTACTCGGCGGCGGTCTGCGTGAATACCTCCGGGAGTTTCACCCGGAAAGCGATGGTAAGGTCGCCGTTCTTGCTGACGATACAGCCCTGCTCGACAGCCAGAAGCGGAAAACAGCTCTCCAGCGATACGGTTTTAAGCGTTCCCTGCATGGTCGTCGAAGTGATTAGTGATTCGTATAAGACGTCCTATTCTGCGGCGGCGAATGATGCGGCGCGGCAGACGAAGCCCCGCAAGCAGTTTCATCATCCCGTATTGCCCGTAGCGAGAGTTAAGACGGAAGACACCCCAGACGAGTGCAGCGCCCGCAGCGCCGCAGACGAAGATGCAGACTCCGGCGGAAAGGCCGGCAAGGTACATCGCAACGAACAGCAGGAAGAGACCCAGCAGTCCGCCGGCAAAAAGGTAAAGGTATTGCGCCCGCAGGCCGTGAAACTCCACACGGGCATTGACGCCCTTGTTGATATTATACGCTGCCATAGCCGTTACAGGAAGAATGAGCGCAATACCGTAGCACTGACAATCAGAAAAATACAGGCGCCGAACCATGAAGCGGCGGTTTTCGAGGTATCCGGGTCTCCGCTGCTGAATTTTTGGTAGACCTTTATGCCTCCAATCAGCCCAATGACGGCTCCGACAGCGTAAATCAACAGCGTGAGCGGGTCAAAATAACTCGTCACCATGGTGGTCGCTTCCGAGATACCCCGAAGACCGTTGCCTTGCGCTCATGTCTGCCCCACGGCAAACAGAAGGGAGGACAGAAGTACAGTCATTTTTTTTCGTTTCGTGCTCATTTCGAAATAGTTTAAAAGTGAAATAATTCGGGCGGCAGACCACTACCGGCCTGCCGCCGGTAAACTGGGGTCATGGGCACTCAATTCACCCCGAGTCGTAATAGCACATCTTCATAATCTTGATGATTTAAGTGAAACAATCCATTAGAAAAAACTCCCGGCATGGTCCGGCGAAGGACCGTATTTCTCCTCGTCCGTAGGCTCCAACTCGTCGGCAAACGAATCTTCCTCATTCGGAATCCGACTTAGTGCCTGCTGTACCTCCTGACGAATCCGCTCGGTATCGGACAGGCTCTCCTGATTCTCATTCAGTGCGAAACCTTCGTCGTTCCATTGTGAGATGCCACGGAACGATTCTGCACTCCACGTTTCGACGACCGAACCTCCCCGGGGGCTGTTTCCGTCTTCAAAGTTATCGTCCGCAGAAGCGTTTGATACCGTTTTTGCGGCCATGTCACTTTCCGGCACCCGCTGGCATGAAGTGTACACCTTTCTTTCGATAAGCTGCCCGTCGGAAGAGTCCGCTGCCGGCAGCGTAACTGGCGGCGACGCCTCAGACGAAGAGCCTTTGCGACGTCGGGGCAGGTGCAGAAGATGCCGCCAACCCTCCACGAAAAGACTTCCGAGGTGTCCCCGGAACAGGAACTTATCCAAATAGAGATAGGCCGTACCGAGGCCCAGAAACGTGAAAAGAATATCTCTCATGGCTCTTATAACAGCTTATCCCGTGCCGAGGCTTTATAGCACGTATTGATCTCCTCCCGGTACTTCTCCAGATGATGTCGCAGTACGTTTTCCACATATCCGCTGACGGACAGTTCTCCCGAAGGTCCCAAATGCCGGACAATGGTCGAAATAGCGTCCCGCACCTGTTCGCTGACATAGACGGCCGTGCGGCGCTGTACGACCATCGGTGAGAGGAAGATTTCGGCATAGGAGGATTTCCCGGGCCGGCGGCGAGGCTTTTCCGGGGCAGGTCGCTCGGCATCGGAAGCCTCGGAATCCGCCGCAACGCCCATGGCGGAATCCTCCAGAGCCGGAACGCTGTTCATGCGGCTGGCGATCATACGCAAGACCTCTTCGTCGAAAGGTTCGTTCTGTCGTCGTGCCATACTACTCTAATTTTGCAATAGCACATCATTACTGTCCCGTTAAAAATGGAAATTGGTCTTTGAAATAATTGAAATATAGTCTTTTACAAGCATTTTTAGGGTGCGACGATTTGAATTTACTACATTGTAGTCTATAAGATAGACTGCATATGAACAAAAACAAATATGTCTTTGCCCAATTGATAGAATTTCTCGATAAAGACAAGTTTCGTCACTTAGTTGACAAATATAATGGCAATCGGTATGTCAAGTCATTCACGTGCTGGAACCAACTTCTTGCACTGATGTTTGGTCAGCTTAGTAATCGTGAAAGTTTACGCGATGTAGTCGTGGCACTGGAAGCGCATCATACCAAATGCTATCATCTTGGAATAGGACGAAATCCTATTGCTAAAACGACATTTGCTTCAGCCAACCAAAATCGAGATTACCGCATCTTTGAAAATTTTGCATTCTTTATGATGGAACAGGCTCGGAAAAAACAGGCAACAGATATTTTTAAGTTGAAAGGACATGTGTATGCTTTCGATTCTACGACAATACCTTTATGTCTGTCTATCTTTTGGTGGGCTAAGTTTCGTAAGAAGAAGGGTGGTATAAAAGCTCATGTGTTGTATGACTTGGAAGCACAAGTCCCAGCATACTTCCACATCTCTACAGCATCTGTCCACGATTCAAAAGCGATAAAGTATATTCCTTATGAATCAGGGTCTTACTATGTGTTTGACCGCGGTTACAATGCCTTCAAAGAACTTTATAAGATACATTTGCACGAGTCTTTCTTTGTGGTGAGAGCCAAGAAGAATCTACAGTTTAAATGTATCCGATGGAGACGCAGATTGCCAAAGAATGTACTTACCGATTCTGTAATAGAACTTACCGACATAATCACTCGGCAGAAGTATCCTGAGCGGTTGCG
This genomic interval from Tidjanibacter massiliensis contains the following:
- a CDS encoding DUF4133 domain-containing protein, producing MAAYNINKGVNARVEFHGLRAQYLYLFAGGLLGLFLLFVAMYLAGLSAGVCIFVCGAAGAALVWGVFRLNSRYGQYGMMKLLAGLRLPRRIIRRRRIGRLIRITNHFDDHAGNA
- a CDS encoding DUF3408 domain-containing protein, with the translated sequence MARRQNEPFDEEVLRMIASRMNSVPALEDSAMGVAADSEASDAERPAPEKPRRRPGKSSYAEIFLSPMVVQRRTAVYVSEQVRDAISTIVRHLGPSGELSVSGYVENVLRHHLEKYREEINTCYKASARDKLL
- a CDS encoding TraG family conjugative transposon ATPase — encoded protein: MQGTLKTVSLESCFPLLAVEQGCIVSKNGDLTIAFRVKLPEVFTQTAAEYESLHSVWCKALAILPDYTVVHKQDYFIEERYRSRIEAEESFLSRSFERHFNERPYLHHSCYLFVTRTTKERMRQRSDFSSLCRGALIPREALDSDAVTRFLESVAQAESILNESGSLHLRRLSAEEIVGTASEPGLLERYFSLGGTAGTVEDLRLDAGSVRIGERTLSLHTLSDLDDIAQMVATDTRYERLSTDRSDCRLSFASPVGLLLGCSHILNQYVFLDDNEEILRTLERTSRNMNSLSRYSRSNAVNREWIEEYLNEAHANGWRSVRCHVNVVAWAESEAELKRVRNEVGAQIALMGCTPHHNTVDVPVLFWAGIPGNEGDFPAEESFTTFLEPAVCFFALETCGRDSASPFGIRLVDRLTGVPVLVDISDEPMKRGVTTNRNKFVLGPSGSGKSFFTNHMVRQYYEQGTHILLVDTGNSYQGLCELIRRRTHGEDGIYLTYTDQEPICFNPFYSEDGVFDIEKRESIKTLILTLWKREDEAPTRAEEVALSNAVNLFLAEMKRNPNIVPSFNSFYEFVGQEYRRWLRQKNVREKDFDLEGFLNVLEPYYRGGEYDYLLNSDREMDLLHKRFIVFELDNIRDNKTLLPIVTLIIMETFISKMRRLKGVRKMILIEECWKALASANMSEYIRYLYKTVRKYFGEAVVVTQEVDDIISSPIVKETIINNADCKILLDQRKYMTKFDGIQAMLGLSEKEKAQILSLNLARHPGRNYKEVWIGLGGVQSAVYAVEVSKSEYYAYTTEEREKTEVFALAERMGGDLEGAIRRMASERGTETPEVTIRTIIDNA
- a CDS encoding IS4 family transposase, translating into MNKNKYVFAQLIEFLDKDKFRHLVDKYNGNRYVKSFTCWNQLLALMFGQLSNRESLRDVVVALEAHHTKCYHLGIGRNPIAKTTFASANQNRDYRIFENFAFFMMEQARKKQATDIFKLKGHVYAFDSTTIPLCLSIFWWAKFRKKKGGIKAHVLYDLEAQVPAYFHISTASVHDSKAIKYIPYESGSYYVFDRGYNAFKELYKIHLHESFFVVRAKKNLQFKCIRWRRRLPKNVLTDSVIELTDIITRQKYPERLRLVKYRDENQDREFVFLTNAFHLTSLEIAELYKNRWQVELFFKWLKQHLKIKKFWGTTENAVRIQISTAIISYCLVAIVQHDMQLERSTYEVLQILSISLTDKTCLKELFEKTNFNDVKELNSSLFPGLFD